DNA sequence from the Fusobacterium sp. SYSU M8D902 genome:
ACTTTTTTCCTCTATCCCTTTTCTTGGTGGATCAAAAATAACAGCATCAACTTTATCTCCTCTGTTGATTAATTCTAACATCTTATCCTCTACAGCTCCATTTATAAACTGAATATTCTCTATTTCATTCTCCTGTGCTGTCTTTACTCCATCAAGTGTTGCTGATTCAACTAGCTCTATTGCATATACTTTTTTAGCTTTTTTAGAAAGTATCATAGCAATAGTACCAGTTCCTGAATAAGCATCTACTATATATTTATTCTCTATATTTTCAAAATAATTTATAGCTACATTGTATAATCTCTTAGTTTGTGGCAAGTTTATCTGGAAAAAAGATTTTGGTGAGATGTTGAAGTGTATCCCATCAATCTCCTCTTTTATACTCTTTTCTCCCCAAATAAAGATATTCTTCTCTCCTAAAGCAAAGTTAGTTCTTCTATTATTCAACGATACATATATAGATTTTATTTGACCTATTTTATTTTTTAACTCCATTAGGATATCTTTATATCTCTTCTCTACCTTTGTAGCATTTATTATTAAGACTACCATAGCTTCATCTTTTGAGTTTGTTCTTACCATAATATGTCTCAATATTCCACTGTGCTCTTTCTCGTCATAAACTGATACTTTTTCTCTGTTTAATATCTTTTTTAACTCTCTTATTATCTCATTTCCAAGTTTTGAATTTAATATATTTTCCTCCACTTGAAATACGTCATGTGATTTTCTTTTAAAGAAACCTGTAATAATCTCTCCATTATACTTAGAGAACGGCTCTATTATCTTATTACGATAATGGTATGGTTCTACACTTCCCAATACATCATTGACTCTCACATTTTCTAATTTTCCAATCTTTCTCATCACATCTTCAACCATCAGTTTTTTATACTTTAACTGTGCTGAATATTGCAACATTCCAAAATCACAACCTTGAAAATCTTCAAATGTTATCTTACTCCTGTCCTCTACCCTCTCTTCTCCAGCTTCTACAATCTCCTCTATCAGACCTCTAGCATAGCTTTTCTTTACAGATATTATCTTTATTTTTAGTATATCATTTGGCACAGACATTGGAACAAACACTGCAAAATCATTGTAGTATCCCAAACCTTCTCCGCCATTTACTATCTTGTCTATCTTTATCTCTATTATTTGATTTTTTTTTAACATTAGATATTACTCCTCTATTTTAAAGAACTTTATCTCATTTGAAATACTCATATTTTTCTTTTTTTTCATCTCATTTCCAATTCTCTCTAAATCCATGAGTGAATCGTACTGTAACTCTTTTTTTTCAAGCTCTTTTTGTAGCTCATCTAACTGTTTATTTCCAGTTTTAATGGATAACTCTAATCTAGATACCTTAACTAACAGATTCCCATGGTATAACCACACTGAAATCAATCCAACTAAAAATATTGCTACAATTCTCATCTTAACCTATCCTTTCAACTACTCTCAATTTTGATGAGTGTGCTCTGTTATTAAACTCTACCTCTTCTCCTTCTGGAACTATTGGTTTTTTAGTTATTAGTTTTACCTTTGCCTTTCCACCACACACACATATTGGCAATCCTGGAGGACACTTACAAGCAGTAGCCAAATCTTTAAATTTTGTTTTTACCAATCTGTCTTCTAATGAGTGGAAAGTTATAATTCCCAATCTTCCTCCCACTTTTAGAGAGTCCACAGCCTTATCTATAGCTTTTTCTAAAACCTCTAACTCTCTATTAACCTCTATTCTAATAGCTTGGAAAGTCTTCTTAGCTGGGTGTTTTTGAGCTCTCTCTGGATAAGCTCTCTTTATTATAGCTACGAGTTCTCCTGTTGTCTCTATGTTTTTCTCAGCTCTAGCTTCACATATAAACTTAGCTATCTTTCTAGCATTTCTCTCTTCCCCATACTCAAATATTATCTTAGATAATTTTTCCTCTGGGTACTCATTTACAACTTCATAAGCTGATAATGGGTTACTTCTATTCATTCTCATATCTAACTTTGTATCATATCTATAAGAAAATCCCCTCTCTGGATCATCTAACTGTGTTGAAGAAACTCCAATATCCATTAAAATTCCATCAACTTTATCATATCCAGCCATGTATAGTACCATATCTAAATTTTCAAAATTATTCTTAAATACTTCCCATTTTTTTCCATATTTTTCCAATCTCTTCTTAGCAAAATCTATTGCTTGTTGATCTTGATCTATTGATATAAGATGCCCATTTTCAGATAGTTCTTTTAAGATCCCCTCTGAATGACCACCTCCACCTAAAGTACAATCTAAATATACTCCATTCTTATCTACTACCAAGTTATCTATACACTCTCTGTATAACACTGGTATATGGTATTCACTCACTATATCTTCCATCTTTTTCTCCTTAAAAGTTTCATTTTTAAATTACAAAAATAGAGAAGCTTTAAGCTTCCCTATTAAAATATAAGCATAAAAATTAATCTTCTCAAAATTATAAAAAAGAAATATGCTATAATAGGCGAAATATCCATTCTCATATTTCCTATAGGTATAAGCATTCTAAATGGTCTTAATATTGGCTCCGTTGTATTATATATTAACTCTGTAAATCCATTTCTTGACATTGGTGATAACCATGAAAGAACAACTCTTATTAAAATAAGAGTGTTTATTACACTAACTAATAGATCTACTATCCTTACAATTAAAATCATATCTAGTACCTCTTTCTATTTTGAGTTTAAAAAATAATGTTTTGCTTTAGAAGTATATTCCCAACCAGACCATAGTGTTAATATAACTGGAATCATCATCATATAGATATTCCACTTATTATCCCCAAAAATAATCATTATAAGTATCACTATCATCTGACTAGTTGTC
Encoded proteins:
- the rsmH gene encoding 16S rRNA (cytosine(1402)-N(4))-methyltransferase RsmH, which codes for MEDIVSEYHIPVLYRECIDNLVVDKNGVYLDCTLGGGGHSEGILKELSENGHLISIDQDQQAIDFAKKRLEKYGKKWEVFKNNFENLDMVLYMAGYDKVDGILMDIGVSSTQLDDPERGFSYRYDTKLDMRMNRSNPLSAYEVVNEYPEEKLSKIIFEYGEERNARKIAKFICEARAEKNIETTGELVAIIKRAYPERAQKHPAKKTFQAIRIEVNRELEVLEKAIDKAVDSLKVGGRLGIITFHSLEDRLVKTKFKDLATACKCPPGLPICVCGGKAKVKLITKKPIVPEGEEVEFNNRAHSSKLRVVERIG
- the rlmD gene encoding 23S rRNA (uracil(1939)-C(5))-methyltransferase RlmD, whose product is MLKKNQIIEIKIDKIVNGGEGLGYYNDFAVFVPMSVPNDILKIKIISVKKSYARGLIEEIVEAGEERVEDRSKITFEDFQGCDFGMLQYSAQLKYKKLMVEDVMRKIGKLENVRVNDVLGSVEPYHYRNKIIEPFSKYNGEIITGFFKRKSHDVFQVEENILNSKLGNEIIRELKKILNREKVSVYDEKEHSGILRHIMVRTNSKDEAMVVLIINATKVEKRYKDILMELKNKIGQIKSIYVSLNNRRTNFALGEKNIFIWGEKSIKEEIDGIHFNISPKSFFQINLPQTKRLYNVAINYFENIENKYIVDAYSGTGTIAMILSKKAKKVYAIELVESATLDGVKTAQENEIENIQFINGAVEDKMLELINRGDKVDAVIFDPPRKGIEEKSLIKTSESGIKEIVYISCNPSTFARDAEILTRLGYKIDEVQPVDMFPGTSHTEVVGRFYK
- a CDS encoding YggT family protein produces the protein MILIVRIVDLLVSVINTLILIRVVLSWLSPMSRNGFTELIYNTTEPILRPFRMLIPIGNMRMDISPIIAYFFFIILRRLIFMLIF